The Hornefia porci genome contains the following window.
ATCGGCGTCAGCTATGTGCGCAGTATCGCGAGCCGATACGGCATCGAGGAGGATTTCTACAAAAAGTATGATATGCACATCCATGTACCGGAGGGCGCCGTTCCCAAGGACGGTCCGTCGGCGGGCGTCACCATGTGCACCAGTGTGGTTTCCGCGCTGACAAAGACTCCCGTGGACCGTGAAATCGCCATGACCGGAGAGATCACGCTGAGAGGAAAGGTTTTGCCGGTAGGCGGTATTCGGGAGAAGGTCCTGGCGGCGCACCGGGCGGGAATCCGGAAGATTCTGCTGCCGAAGGAAAACGCCAGAGATATCGACGAAATTCCGCAGAGCGTAAGACGCGACCTGGACTTTGTACTGATTGAAGATGTGAAAGAGGCGCTGGAGAACGCCCTTGTTAAATAGAACGGAAAATGCTTAAAATCAACAAATCAGAGCTGGAGGCCATCGCGGTGCGTCCGGCTCAGTACCCGCCGGACGGACCGGCAGAAATCGCTTTCGCCGGCCGCTCCAATGTGGGGAAGTCGTCACTTCTGAATCTGCTGACCGGCCGAAAAAATCTGGCAAGGGTTTCGGGTGCGCCGGGAAAGACGAGGACCATCAATTTCTATCGGATTAACGACCGGTTCCGCATCGTGGATCTTCCGGGATACGGATATGCGAAGGTGTCGAAGTCCGTGTCTGAGGACTGGGGACAGATGATGGAACGGTATCTCGGCACCCGGGAGGGACTGCGGCGCGTGATACAGCTTGTGGACATCCGGCACGCGCCCACCCGTCAGGATCTGCAGATGTACGAGTACCTCCGCCATTACGGGCTGGACGGCGTCGTCGTGGCGACTAAGGCCGATAAGGTCAGCCGGAACGAACAGGCGAAGAACCTCGCCGTGATCCGGAAAGAGCTGAAGCTCGGGCCGGAGGATATTCTCCTTCCGGTGTCTGCGCTGAAACGAACCGGCACAGAGCAGCTTCTGGACGTGATCGAAAAGGTTCTGGAGGAATAAATGAATTACCTTGGATTGCGGATCCTGCTGAACAGGCTCAGGGTCATTCCCTATTTTCTCAGGGATAAGACAGTCAAAAAAAGGAAAAAGCTGCTGGTGATTTTCGGAATCATCTATGTTCTGGCGCCCATCGATCTGATCCCGGTATTCCCCCTTGACGATATCATTCTGTGGATCTTCATCATCTGGAATCTGAAGGATGAGCTGGACATCTACTGGAAGGGAGATAAAAACGGGGATCTGTCAAAAAAATTCCGTGACAAGAATATAGTGGATGGTGTAGAATTTAGTGTAGTGGACGATGACAGCAGGGAAGATGAAACGGGGCCGGAGACGGATCCCGGGAAGTAGGAGAGAGTATGGCGAA
Protein-coding sequences here:
- a CDS encoding YkvA family protein is translated as MNYLGLRILLNRLRVIPYFLRDKTVKKRKKLLVIFGIIYVLAPIDLIPVFPLDDIILWIFIIWNLKDELDIYWKGDKNGDLSKKFRDKNIVDGVEFSVVDDDSREDETGPETDPGK
- the yihA gene encoding ribosome biogenesis GTP-binding protein YihA/YsxC, with translation MLKINKSELEAIAVRPAQYPPDGPAEIAFAGRSNVGKSSLLNLLTGRKNLARVSGAPGKTRTINFYRINDRFRIVDLPGYGYAKVSKSVSEDWGQMMERYLGTREGLRRVIQLVDIRHAPTRQDLQMYEYLRHYGLDGVVVATKADKVSRNEQAKNLAVIRKELKLGPEDILLPVSALKRTGTEQLLDVIEKVLEE